The DNA window AAAATAAAAAAAGGGGAGGCCCTAAAAATAACATTAACAGTAGGAAAGGAGATTGCGCATCCGAATACTACTGAACACCACATTGCTTGGATTGCTGTATATTTTTTGCCTAAAGGTGAGAAGTTCCCTTATCAAGTTGGAAAGTTTGAATTTAGTGCGCATGGTGCTTCGGTCCAGGGACCGAATACCAGCACTGTCTATGCTAACCCACAAGTAACAGCTCATTTAAAGACAGAAAAATCAGGAACGATTTTGGCTGTTTCTTATTGTAATATTCACGGGCTTTGGCAGAATGCAAAAGAATTGAATGTTGAATAGATATTAAAAATGGAGGTGTTTATGGGAATGTCAAGGTTAATGGGTTTGTTCGCGGTTATTCCTGCATCGGTGTTGCTAACGATTAGTTTTTTTGTATTATTTGCTATCCGTAAGGTTGAATCGCAGGGGCTAAAGGCATTTGGTTATGTTGTTTCCGCTTTTTTGTGGATTGCCGTATCTTTGATTCTTTCTGCGGGGCTTTTTACGCTTTCTACGGGACGCTGCCCTATGATGAAAATGATGGGTAAGATGCAAGGAAACATGTGCGGACAGATGCAGGGTATGCAGATGCAAATGCCAATGATGCAGCATAATAAATAATGATTAACGCCCTTTCTCTGCTTAAAAAGCAGAGAAAGGGTAACCTCATTTAACTCCTCAGGCGCGTTCATTATTAATTAAATAATTTATGAATAATTTTTCTATTCTAATTGGCGGGAAGGCTGGATTTGGCATTGATAAATCCGGTACTTCCATTGCAAAAATAATAAACCGGCTTTGTTATAGGATATATGTTTATCGGGATTATCCCTCTTTGATTAGGGGCGGGCATACATTTTCAATTATCCGCGCCAATAAAGAAAGAATCTCCTCTGGAGAAGAAAGGCTAGATTTTATCCTTGCTTTGAATCAGGATACAATTAATCTGCACAAATGGCGCTTAAAAGAAAACTCCATAGTTATTTACGATTCTGATTCTGTACAGATAGACGGATTAGCGGTTAGGAATTCTATAAGGCTACCTATAAGCAAAATCATTAAAGAAGAAAATGCCCCTGAAATCTTGCGCAATAGCTGCATGCTTGGCGCGTTTGTAAAAGCTTCAGGTATTAGCTGGGAGATATTGGATGCGGTTTTTAGAAAAGAATATGCCAAGGAATTGGATTTAAACCTTAAGGTGGCAAGAAGGGCTTTTGATGAGGCTAAAGAATTAATTAAGATTCCAGTTTTAGAGCAGAAACTGTTTCCAATCTTATCGGGAAACGAAGCAACTGGATTAGGATTGATCAAGGCAGGCTTAAAGAATTACGTTTCTTATCCCATGACTCCCACCTCGCCAATATTGCATTTTCTTGCTGACGAAGCAAAAGATTTCGGCCTTAAAGTAATCCATCCTGAAAGTGAAATCGGTGTAATTTTAATGGCGTTGGGGTTTTCTTATATAGGAGAAAAGACTGCGGTAGGAACTTCTGGCGGCGGATTTTGTTTAATGACAGAAGGGCTAAGCTTCTCCGGTATGGCTGAATTGCCTGTAGTAATAATAGTAGGCCAGCGTCCTGGGCCAAGCACGGGTTTGCCTACTTATTCTACTCAAACAGAATTACATTTTGTTTTAAGCGCAGGACAAGGAGAGTTCTTAAGGTTTGTGGTTGCCCCTGGAGACGCGGAAGAAGCGTATTTCTGGTCCGCAGTTGCTTTAAATACTTGTTTTAAATTTCAGATTCCTTCATTTATTCTTACCGATAAGAATTTAGGTGAAGGGCTTTTTAATTTTGATATTGATTGCATAGGTGAAATAACAGATGAAAACCCTTCTGTTTGGGATAGGAGTTCTATTTATAAGAGATACCTTGATACCGAAACGGGAATTTCTCCGCTTGCTTTTCCTCCCGAGAAAGATCAGGTTATCAAAGTTAATAGTTATGAACATGATGAAGCCGGGATAACTACGGAAGAAGCTGTTTTGAGTATAAAAATGCAGGATAAACGTTTACGCAAAGAAAAATATCTTTTAGAGGAATTAGAAAAGTATAGGCCTGTGAATGTTTACGGAAATTCTTTATCAGAAACTGCAATCCTTTGCTGGGGTTCAAATAAAGGAGTTTGTGTTGAAATAGCAGAAAAGTTAAATCTAAAGGTTATCCAGCCGCTTGTGTTGTCGCCATTTCCGCTAAAACAATTTTCTGAAGCTGTTTCGGGCGTTAAGAGATTAATCTGTGTTGAGAATAATGCTACTGGCCAGTTAGTAAAATTGATAAAGATGTATGGATTTAATGTTGATGGAAAGATTTTAAAATATGATGGCAGGCCTTTTTCTCTGGAAGAGTTGGAGATGGCTTTAAAGAAGGAAATTAAATGAGCCAGGTAAACTTAAGCACTAATGCGCAAAACACTTGGTGCCCGGGTTGCGGGAACTTTGCTATTATGAATGCAATAAAGTCTGTGCTATTAGAATTGAATCAGGAAGGTTTCCCTTTAGAGAAATTCGTCATAGTCTCTGGTATCGGCTGCCATGCAAAGATTGTGGATTATTTGAATGTTAACAGTTTTTATTCTCTGCATGGAAGGGTTGTCCCGGTTGCAGAGGCAATAAAGATTGCGAGGCCAGACATCAAAGTAATAGGGTTTGCCGGAGACGGGGACTGTTATGGGGAAGGCTTGGAGCATTTGATTTTCTCCGCAAAGCGGAATATTGACATTACTATGATTATTCATAATAACCGTGTTTATGGTTTGACAACCGGGCAATATACCCCGACTTCTCCATTAGGTTACCGTGGGCGATCAACTCCTCAGGGCACAAAAGAATCTCCTATAAATCCTTTAGAGCTTATGCTTGCAAGCGGGGCAACATTTTTAGGCCGGGGGACTTCGCATGGTTTGGAATTATTGAAGAAATTATTTAAAGATGCAATCCTGCATAAAGGTTTTTCTCTGGTGGATGTTTTGCAGGTTTGTGTAACTTTTTATAATATGTATGAATATTATGATAAAAGAGTTTATGAATTAGAGGGGCATGATGCTTTAGATTATCTTAAAGCGCAGGAAAAAATCAGAGAATGGGATTATAATTCTGATAAAGCTATCGCTTTAGGTTTGTTCTATAAAAAAGAAGCTCCTACTTTTGAAGAGAGTTTTAACAGGGATATTCTATCAGTACAGGAAAAAGATTCAAAACTAAAAGCATATTTGCAATTATTAATGTAATAATGGAATTAAAGAATTTGCATTGGTTAGGTCATGACAGTTTTCGGCTAGGGTCGGAAAAGATAATTTACTTTGATCCTTATAGATTACCTAAGAATTCTCCCAAGGCCGATATTATCTTGATAACTCATGACCATTATGATCATTGTTCGGAAACAGACGTCAAATCAATTAGCACAAAAGATGCTGTTATCCTGGCTAGTTTAGGGGCAGGAGAGAAATTAAAAGAATCAGGTGTTCTTTGTAAAGAAATAATGTTTTTAGAGCCTTTCAAAAATGCCGAGATTGGCGGGGTAAAGGTTTTTGCAGTACCCAGCTATAATATAGGTAAGCCTTATCATCCTAAATCTGCAAAAAATCTGGGATTTATTGTTGAAGCTGAGGGATCAAAGATTTATCATGCAGGGGATACAGATAAAATACCCGAGATGGAAGATTTTCATTGTGATATTGCGCTTTTGCCTGTTGGCGGAACTTTTACAATGAATGCTCAAGAAGCATCAGAGGCAGCTTTAGTGATTAAACCTAAAGTTGCTATTCCAATGCATTATGGCAGCGGCACAGGTTCTAAAGAAGACGGGGAGAGATTTGCAGAATTATTAAAAGGGAAGATTGAAGTTAAAATTTTAACAAAGGAGAGTTAAGATGAGTAAATACAAGTGTTTAGTTTGCGGCTACATTTATGACCCTGCAGTAGGAGACGCAACGCAAGGAGTTAAGCCCGGTACTTCTTTTGAAAATCTTCCGGATTCATGGGTTTGCCCTGAATGCGGCGTAGGCAAAGACCAGTTTGAGAAGATAAGTTAGGAGTAAACAATGGCAGGAAATATAACTTTTAAGGGTAATCCTTTAAATCTAGTTGGAAGGAATATAAAAACTGGAAGCTTAGCGCCAAATTTTAAGGTTACTTCCCAGGATCTAAAAGAAGTTTCGCTTTGGGATTTTAAGGGAAAGATAAAAATAGTGACATCTTTCCCTTCCCTTGATACTCCGGTGTGCGACCTTCAGGTGAAAGAATTTAATAAGAAAGCAACTGAATTATCGTCTAATGTTGTAATCATAGGTATCAGTAAGGATTTGCCTTTTGCGCAAAGCCGTTTTTGCGAATCGTTTGAAATAAAAAACATAAAAGTCCTGTCAGATTATAAGACTTCTTCTTTTGGGATTAATTACGGTTTATTAATCAAAGAATTGAATCTTTTAGCCAGATCGGTAATCATAATAGATGAATTTGATACAATAAGATATTCCCAGTTGGTTAAAGAATTGACAAGGCCTCCGGATTATGAAGATTGTTTGAGCAATTTGGAAGAAATTATAAGAAATCCCGGACAAGAAAAGAAAGAAGGGTTGCCTTCTTCATGTAAACCTTGTGAAGGGGGCACACCTCCTATGCCGAAGGAAAGAATTAATCAATTAATCGCTAAATACCGCGGTTGGGAAGTTATAGAAGATAAGAAAATAGTAAAGGAATTTAAATTTAAGGATTTTATTGAGGCAAAATATTTCTTAGATTTAATTTCGGTTATTGCCGAGGAAGAGGGGCATCATCCGACAATGACTATTATATATAATAAATTGAAGGTTACGCTTTCTACTCATGCCATAGGCGGCTTATCAGATAATGATTTTATTATGGCAAAAATTATCGATGAATTAGGGGGATGATGATGAAAAGAATAGCGGTTTTAGTAGAAGATCATTATCAGGTGCTGGAAGTTTGGTATCCATATTTACGACTGCGCGAGGATGGTTTCAAAACAACTCTTGTAGGAACCGGGAAGAAAGAGTATAAAAGCAAGGAAGGTTATATTGCTCACGAAGAGCTTTCCATCAAACAAGTAAAAGCCGCTGATTTTGATGCCGTAGTCATCCCCGGAGGATGGGCACCGGATATCTTAAGAAGGCATAGCGAAATAAATAACTTTGTAAGACAGATGGATGAGGAAAAGAAGGTTATTGCCTGCATTTGCCATGGAGGCTGGGTTTTAATTTCTGCAGGTATTCTAAAGGGAAGAAAAGTTACAGGGTTTTCCGCGATTATGGATGATCTTGTGAACGCGGGTGCCGAGTATTTTGATCAGGAAGTGGTTGTTGACGGAAATTTGATTACTTCACGCAATCCTTATGATTTACCGGTTTTTTGCCTGGAGATGGTAAAACAATTAAAATAAGATGCCCATAGAGAAAGTATTGCAAATCAAAGAAATAATTCAAAGGGCTCCCGGGGTAAAAAGTTTTCGCCTGGAAGTAAAAGATTGGATTGACTTCTCAGCAGGGCAGTTTCTTTGCGCAAGTTTAATTTCCGATAATGAATCCAAGAGGTATCTTTCTATCTCAAGTTCACCAACGGAAAGATGCTATATTGAGTTTACCAAAAGGATTACTCAGAGCGATTTCTCCAAGGCGTTAGATAATTTAAAGCCCGGAGACTCGCTTAAAATACAATACCCTTTCGGTAAGTTTATTCTGCAGGATACTTCATCAAAAATCGCATTTCTTTCAGGGGGGATAGGGATAACTCCTATTAGAAGTATCTGCAAATATGTCGTTGATAAGAATTTAGGCATAGATATGGTTTTGGTTTATGCTAACCAATCTATTAAAGGCATAATCTTTAGGGAAGATTTTGATGCGATGCAGAAACAGTATACGAGATTAAAAGTTTCCCATGTTCTTTGCGAGCCTGCACCGGACTTTAAGTGTAGTATCGGATTAATTAACAGTAGTATTATTAAAAATGAAATTCCGGATTATCTACTAAGGAAATTTTATTTGTGCGGGCCTCCGGCGATGGTGGAGGCGATGAAAAAAATATTAACAGAAGAATTAAGCCTACCAAAAGAAAACATTATTACTGAGAACTTTGTAGGGTATTGATTTAAGTTTCTAATATATCGCACCTTGGCATAAAGGATTGCCAAGTGCGCCCTTGGTAGGGCGAATTGGTATTCAGGGAGGCATAAAATGTCAATTCAAGAGATTCTACCTAATATTTATTCAGTTGGAGTGGTTGATTGGAATGTGCGCACTTTTCACGGGCATACTTATTCCACAAACAGAGGCACTACCTATAATGCCTATCTTATTATTGATGAGAAGAATGCTTTGGTAGATACAGTTTTAGGCACTTTTTCCAAGGAATTAATTGAAAACATAAAGAAAATTATTCCTGTTGAGAAAATTGACTATATTATCGCTAATCATGTGGAGACCGATCATTCGGGTGCGCTTCCAGAGATATTAAAACTTTGCCCTCAAGCAAAGATATTTTGTACGCAAAAGTGTAAAGAAGGCTTGTATAAGAATTATTACGGAAATTGGGATTTTCAAATAGTTAAAACCGGGGATAAACTGAATTTAGGGAAAAGAAATTTAAGTTTCATCGAAGCCCCGATGATCCACTGGCCGGATAGTATGTTTACTTATTGCCCGGAAGAAGAATTACTTCTGCCCAATGATGCTTTTGGGCAGCATTATGCTACAGTCGAGCGTTTCGCGGACGAAGTTGACCAATGTGCTTTAATGGATGAAGCGGCAAAATACTACGCGAATATCCTCTGGCCTTTGGGAGCGATAATATTAAAGAAGATTGAAGAAATACAGAGAATGAATATCCCGATAAAAATTATTGCTCCCAGCCACGGATTGATTTGGCGCAAAGAAGCTTTAAAAATAATTAATTCATATGTTTCGTGGGCAAAGAATGAAACTAAGCAAAAAATAATAGTTGCGT is part of the Candidatus Omnitrophota bacterium genome and encodes:
- a CDS encoding class II SORL domain-containing protein → MADLKDLLQTADWKQEKHVPVIEAEEKIKKGEALKITLTVGKEIAHPNTTEHHIAWIAVYFLPKGEKFPYQVGKFEFSAHGASVQGPNTSTVYANPQVTAHLKTEKSGTILAVSYCNIHGLWQNAKELNVE
- a CDS encoding MBL fold metallo-hydrolase; amino-acid sequence: MELKNLHWLGHDSFRLGSEKIIYFDPYRLPKNSPKADIILITHDHYDHCSETDVKSISTKDAVILASLGAGEKLKESGVLCKEIMFLEPFKNAEIGGVKVFAVPSYNIGKPYHPKSAKNLGFIVEAEGSKIYHAGDTDKIPEMEDFHCDIALLPVGGTFTMNAQEASEAALVIKPKVAIPMHYGSGTGSKEDGERFAELLKGKIEVKILTKES
- a CDS encoding FAD-binding oxidoreductase, which encodes MPIEKVLQIKEIIQRAPGVKSFRLEVKDWIDFSAGQFLCASLISDNESKRYLSISSSPTERCYIEFTKRITQSDFSKALDNLKPGDSLKIQYPFGKFILQDTSSKIAFLSGGIGITPIRSICKYVVDKNLGIDMVLVYANQSIKGIIFREDFDAMQKQYTRLKVSHVLCEPAPDFKCSIGLINSSIIKNEIPDYLLRKFYLCGPPAMVEAMKKILTEELSLPKENIITENFVGY
- a CDS encoding thiamine pyrophosphate-dependent enzyme → MSQVNLSTNAQNTWCPGCGNFAIMNAIKSVLLELNQEGFPLEKFVIVSGIGCHAKIVDYLNVNSFYSLHGRVVPVAEAIKIARPDIKVIGFAGDGDCYGEGLEHLIFSAKRNIDITMIIHNNRVYGLTTGQYTPTSPLGYRGRSTPQGTKESPINPLELMLASGATFLGRGTSHGLELLKKLFKDAILHKGFSLVDVLQVCVTFYNMYEYYDKRVYELEGHDALDYLKAQEKIREWDYNSDKAIALGLFYKKEAPTFEESFNRDILSVQEKDSKLKAYLQLLM
- a CDS encoding flavodoxin domain-containing protein; protein product: MSIQEILPNIYSVGVVDWNVRTFHGHTYSTNRGTTYNAYLIIDEKNALVDTVLGTFSKELIENIKKIIPVEKIDYIIANHVETDHSGALPEILKLCPQAKIFCTQKCKEGLYKNYYGNWDFQIVKTGDKLNLGKRNLSFIEAPMIHWPDSMFTYCPEEELLLPNDAFGQHYATVERFADEVDQCALMDEAAKYYANILWPLGAIILKKIEEIQRMNIPIKIIAPSHGLIWRKEALKIINSYVSWAKNETKQKIIVAYETMWGATEKIARSIIEGIVDSGVSVKLYDVATADRTEIIKDMLDAKGFLFGSSTHDNDMLPSMAGFLEFVKGLKAKNRVAGAFGSCGWAGGAVKEIEAVLKEGGIDLALSGIEFKYVPDDSELKLCYEFGKSFSAKIKEG
- a CDS encoding rubredoxin; translated protein: MSKYKCLVCGYIYDPAVGDATQGVKPGTSFENLPDSWVCPECGVGKDQFEKIS
- a CDS encoding 4a-hydroxytetrahydrobiopterin dehydratase, with translation MPKERINQLIAKYRGWEVIEDKKIVKEFKFKDFIEAKYFLDLISVIAEEEGHHPTMTIIYNKLKVTLSTHAIGGLSDNDFIMAKIIDELGG
- a CDS encoding type 1 glutamine amidotransferase, giving the protein MKRIAVLVEDHYQVLEVWYPYLRLREDGFKTTLVGTGKKEYKSKEGYIAHEELSIKQVKAADFDAVVIPGGWAPDILRRHSEINNFVRQMDEEKKVIACICHGGWVLISAGILKGRKVTGFSAIMDDLVNAGAEYFDQEVVVDGNLITSRNPYDLPVFCLEMVKQLK
- a CDS encoding 2-oxoacid:acceptor oxidoreductase subunit alpha, producing the protein MNNFSILIGGKAGFGIDKSGTSIAKIINRLCYRIYVYRDYPSLIRGGHTFSIIRANKERISSGEERLDFILALNQDTINLHKWRLKENSIVIYDSDSVQIDGLAVRNSIRLPISKIIKEENAPEILRNSCMLGAFVKASGISWEILDAVFRKEYAKELDLNLKVARRAFDEAKELIKIPVLEQKLFPILSGNEATGLGLIKAGLKNYVSYPMTPTSPILHFLADEAKDFGLKVIHPESEIGVILMALGFSYIGEKTAVGTSGGGFCLMTEGLSFSGMAELPVVIIVGQRPGPSTGLPTYSTQTELHFVLSAGQGEFLRFVVAPGDAEEAYFWSAVALNTCFKFQIPSFILTDKNLGEGLFNFDIDCIGEITDENPSVWDRSSIYKRYLDTETGISPLAFPPEKDQVIKVNSYEHDEAGITTEEAVLSIKMQDKRLRKEKYLLEELEKYRPVNVYGNSLSETAILCWGSNKGVCVEIAEKLNLKVIQPLVLSPFPLKQFSEAVSGVKRLICVENNATGQLVKLIKMYGFNVDGKILKYDGRPFSLEELEMALKKEIK